Proteins co-encoded in one Brassica rapa cultivar Chiifu-401-42 chromosome A02, CAAS_Brap_v3.01, whole genome shotgun sequence genomic window:
- the LOC103848459 gene encoding uncharacterized protein LOC103848459, whose amino-acid sequence MASLEMVSTKMFECVPSDRSKEEKDLKVIARDQSENFRVFPVDDSGSKQDGNEVLECSSRTSVSETEEAQQIISSPETNSNAFYNLVETENPSRNEIIMGASSLVQIWEARSRPSSPTRNHFFIDSLFFESLNDEARNNGEEVDWCLQLNISDSCEKERESRCSPPLVRIRGRQAFEDFLMMILRERKKYLKWIAGLTAVSKFSPRGCERLQYMLRIRSFERCIAMQERHLFKSSKRSSRGSGVMNNLRYKKNIGQPKIANEAVLSEDTSNKNGLKKHETERKYTEEGEGSGETTEKGIVMGSVETNNTLSIAEKVNLWDSKERSNMGKAKNEGKAARSGIDVEVTEVIDIETDGYRLNPQDVTSMISLEKRKEEENASRVSRERHTDEMFSKDDGETSKDKKLEASETLCLVLESPRFLNSWVKHDMEGEDEYEDYSGESVNYDWVSHISRPRSYWDDLRKERELEIIKKLSKKDDIFQKLIKERTVFSFLTSDFRKNIEKILISRPQKGLEVKGNHVDGEASEECSAEYQEKENETESVDLESVIVCDGFSQDSAMKTWSFEDHEPYLKDHENTSSETQMVCGLMEEVKKMQREMLELKGFVKSCVDFQKFKSASVSDSVQGNCSVCFEKPIDSLLYRCGHMCTCLKCGHELLWSTKKCPICMAPIIDVVRAFLDS is encoded by the exons ATGGCGTCTTTGGAAATGGTTTCGACAAAGATGTTCGAATGTGTCCCGAGTGATCGTAGCAAGGAAGAAAAGGATCTCAAAGTTATAGCCAGAGATCAATCCGAAAATTTTCGTGTCTTTCCTGTGGATGATTCTGGAAGTAAACAAGATGGAAATGAGGTTCTTGAATGTTCTTCAAGAACCTCTGTTTCCGAAACAGAGGAAGCTCAACAGATTATTTCTTCTCCAGAGACCAATTCAAATGCGTTTTATAATCTAGTTGAAACAGAGAACCCGTCAAGAAATGAGATCATCATGGGAGCTTCTTCTCTGGTTCAGATTTGGGAAGCTAGGTCGCGACCGTCTAGCCCGACTCGAAATCATTTCTTCATTGATAGCTTATTTTTTGAGTCTCTCAATGACGAGGCAAGAAACAACGGTGAAGAAGTAGATTGGTGTTTACAGTTAAACATATCAGATTCTTGTGAGAAGGAGAGAGAATCAAGATGTTCACCTCCGTTGGTAAGGATAAGAGGACGACAAGCATTTGAAGATTTCTTGATGATGATTCTACGTGAAAGGAAAAAGTATCTCAAATGGATCGCTGGTCTCACCGCGGTTTCGAAGTTCTCACCTCGTGGATGCGAGCGTCTTCAG tATATGCTTAGGATcagatcttttgaaaggtgcatcGCTATGCAAGAAAGACATCTGTTTAAATCATCAAAACGGTCTTCAAGAGGGTCAGGTGTGATGAATAATCTCAG GTACAAGAAAAATATCGGGCAGCCGAAAATCGCCAATGAAGCTGTATTGAGTGAAGATACAAGCAACAAGAATGGGTTAAAGAAACATGAAACTGAGAGGAAATATACAGAAGAAGGAGAAGGGTCAGGAGAGACTACAGAGAAAGGTATTGTAATGGGAAGTGTAGAAACAAACAATACATTGAGTATCGCGGAGAAAGTGAACCTGTGGGACTCTAAGGAGAGAAGCAATATGGGGAAAGCTAAAAACGAGGGAAAAGCTGCAAGAAGCGGTATTGATGTGGAGGTCACAGAGGTAATCGATATAGAGACTGATGGATATAGACTCAATCCTCAAGACGTTACATCAATGATTAGTTTGGAGAAAAGGAAGGAAGAAGAAAACGCGAGCAGAGTATCTAGAGAGAGGCATACTGATGAAATGTTTTCAAAGGACGATGGAGAAACGTCGAAAGACAAGAAGCTAGAAGCATCAGAAACATTGTGTCTAGTCCTTGAGTCACCAAGATTCCTAAATAGTTGGGTTAAACATGACATGGAAGGCGAAGATGAATATGAAGATTACAGTGGAGAGAGTGTGAACTATGATTGGGTTAGCCACATATCGCGACCACGGAGTTATTGGGACGATCTAAGGAAAGAGAGGGAGCTGGAGATCATAAAAAAGCTTTCAAAGAAAGATGATATTTTTCAGAAATTAATCAAGGA AAGGACAGTTTTTAGCTTCCTGACAAGCGATTTTCggaaaaatattgaaaaaattCTGATCTCACGGCCACAAAAAGGGTTAGAAGTAAAAGGCAATCATGTGGATGGAGAAGCTAGTGAGGAGTGCTCAGCAGAAtaccaagaaaaagaaaacgaaaCAGAGAGTGTGGATCTTGAAAGTGTAATTGTATGTGATGGTTTCAGCCAAGACTCAGCGATGAAAACGTGGAGCTTCGAAGATCATGAACCCTACCTTAAGGATCATGAGAATACCTCCTCT GAAACACAGATGGTATGTGGTCTCATGGAAGAAGTTAAAAAGATGCAAAGAGAAATGCTCGAACTAAAAGGCTTTGTCAAATCTTGCGTCGATTTCCAGAAATTCAAATCAGCTTCAG TTTCAGATTCTGTACAAGGAAATTGTTCTGTCTGCTTCGAGAAGCCTATAGACTCGCTTCTATATAG GTGTGGACATATGTGCACGTGTCTGAAATGTGGCCATGAGCTTCTATGGAGTACTAAGAAATGTCCGATATGTATGGCTCCAATTATAGATGTTGTCAGAGCATTTCTTGATTCTTAG
- the LOC103848462 gene encoding LRR receptor-like serine/threonine-protein kinase GSO2, translating to MQQSSLLIVLLVLWFSIGPGLGQPVQSDDLQTLLEVKKSIVINPEDEKVLQNWNSDDLNYCNWTGVTCRGRVVIGLNLSDFDLTGSISPSIGRFSNLIHLDLSSNSLVGPIPTALSNLSASLETLHLFSNQLTGELPSQLGSLVNLRSLKLGDNDLIGPIPDTFGNLVNLQTLALAKCRLTGSIPSQLGRLVNLQALILQQNFLQGPIPPELGNCTSLVLFTAALNSLNGSLPTELSQLGNLQILNLGNNSFSGEIPSQLGDLRNLQYLNLVGNRLQGPIPKRVTGLENLQTLDLSDNNLTGEIHEEFWNMNQLEDLVLANNRLSGSLPKSLCSNNTSLKQLVLSGTQLSGEIPAEVSKCQSLQALDLSNNTLAGRIPDSLFNLAELTVLYLNNNTLKGTLSHSISNLRNLQELALYHNDLEGKLPNEIGFLSKLEVLYLYENRFSGEIPTEIGNCTSLKSVDMFGNHFSGEIPFSIGRLEDLTLLHLRENEFVGNIPAALGNCHKLTILDLADNQLSGSIPSSFGFLKSLEQLHLYNNSLRGSLPSSLINLKNLTRINFSSNKLNGSISALCGSSSYLSFDVTDNEFEGDVPLELGKSPSLDRLRLGKNQFTGRIPWTFGKISALSLLDVSSNSLTGNIPLELGLCKKLTHIDLNDNFLSGVIPPWLGKLPLLGELKLSSNQFTGSLPTEIFNLTKLLVLSLDGNSLNGSIPQEIGNLEALNVLNLGKNQFSGELPSGIGKLSKLYELRLSRNILTGEIPVEIGQLQDLQSALDLSYNNFTGDIPSTISTLHKLESLDLSHNHLVGVVPGQIGDMKSLVYLNLSYNNLEGKLKKQFSKWQADAFVGNAGLCGSPLSHCAGLNKKQQGLSAKTVVIISALSSVAAIALMVLVIVVFFKQNIALFKKGRGGNSAFSSNSSSSEAPLFSNGGAKSDIKWEDIMEATHYLDDEFMIGSGGSGKVYKADLVNGETIAVKKILWKDDLMSNKSFNREVKTLGTIRHRHLVKLMGYCSSKAQGLNMLIYEYMENGSVWDWLHAKKKEVLDWETRLKIAVGLAQGVEYLHFDCVPPIVHRDIKSSNVLLDSNMEAHLGDFGLAKILTENCDTNTESNSLFAGSYGYIAPEYAYSLKATEKSDVYSMGIVLMEIVTGKKPTEGVFGEETDMVRWVDKVLGSAAREKLIDSELKPLLPCEEAAAYQVLEIAIQCTKTYPQERPSSRQACDCLLSVFNSRGASYREVQTDPQK from the exons atgcagcAAAGTTCACTTCTTATTGTGTTGCTCGTCCTCTGGTTTTCAATCGGGCCCGGTTTGGGTCAACCGGTTCAAAGTGACGATCTTCAAACTCTTCTCGAAGTGAAGAAGTCTATTGTGATAAACCCAGAAGACGAAAAGGTTCTCCAAAACTGGAATTCAGATGATCTCAATTACTGCAACTGGACCGGTGTCACGTGCCGTGGTCGTGTCGTCATCGGTTTAAATCTCTCTGATTTTGACTTAACCGGTTCAATCTCTCCTTCGATTGGCCGGTTTAGTAACCTAATCCACCTCGATCTATCTTCCAATAGTCTCGTGGGTCCCATCCCAACTGCTCTCTCCAACCTCTCCGCCTCCTTGGAAACTTTGCATCTCTTCTCTAACCAACTCACCGGCGAGCTACCGAGTCAACTCGGCTCACTCGTGAACCTCAGGTCCTTAAAACTCGGAGACAACGACCTAATCGGACCAATCCCGGATACGTTCGGTAACCTCGTCAATCTCCAGACGCTCGCATTGGCCAAGTGTAGACTCACCGGTTCAATACCGAGTCAACTCGGTCGACTCGTTAACCTCCAAGCTTTAATCCTACAACAAAACTTCCTCCAAGGACCGATCCCGCCCGAGTTGGGAAACTGCACCAGCCTCGTTTTGTTCACCGCTGCGTTGAATAGCCTCAACGGGTCGTTACCGACGGAGCTGAGTCAACTCGGAAACCTCCAGATACTAAATTTGGGAAACAACAGCTTCTCCGGCGAGATACCGAGCCAACTCGGTGACTTGCGCAATCTACAATACCTTAACTTGGTTGGTAACAGACTTCAAGGTCCGATTCCAAAGAGAGTAACCGGTTTGGAGAATCTTCAAACCCTTGATTTGTCCGACAACAATCTCACCGGAGAGATACACGAAGAGTTCTGGAACATGAACCAGCTTGAAGATTTGGTTCTAGCCAATAACCGTCTCTCTGGTTCCTTACCAAAGAGCTTGTGCTCTAACAACACAAGCTTGAAGCAACTGGTTTTGTCTGGAACTCAACTCTCCGGCGAAATCCCGGCGGAAGTTAGCAAATGTCAGTCACTACAAGCGCTTGATCTGTCGAACAACACGCTCGCCGGACGAATCCCAGATTCATTGTTCAATCTCGCTGAACTCACGGTTTTATATCTTAACAACAATACCTTGAAGGGTACGTTATCTCACTCAATATCTAACCTAAGGAATCTACAAGAGCTTGCTCTGTATCACAATGACTTGGAGGGGAAGTTACCTAACGAAATCGGTTTTCTCAGCAAATTAGAAGTTCTGTATCTATACGAGAACCGGTTTTCCGGTGAAATCCCGACCGAGATTGGGAACTGCACGAGTCTGAAGTCGGTTGATATGTTTGGGAATCATTTCAGTGGAGAGATTCCTTTTTCGATTGGGAGATTAGAAGACCTTACTCTGCTTCACTTGAGAGAGAACGAGTTCGTTGGTAACATTCCCGCCGCTTTAGGTAACTGTCACAAGCTGACGATTCTTGATTTAGCCGACAACCAGCTCTCGGGTTCGATTCCTTCCTCGTTCGGGTTCTTGAAGTCGTTAGAACAGTTGCATCTTTACAACAATTCTCTTCGGGGGAGTCTTCCGAGTTCGCTCATCAACCTGAAGAATCTCACAAGGATCAACTTCTCAAGCAACAAGCTTAATGGCTCGATCAGTGCGTTGTGCGGTTCAAGCTCTTATCTCTCTTTTGATGTCACGGATAACGAGTTCGAGGGAGATGTACCTCTCGAGCTAGGGAAGTCTCCGAGTCTCGACCGGTTAAGGTTAGGGAAGAATCAGTTCACAGGAAGAATCCCTTGGACATTTGGGAAGATTAGTGCCTTGTCTTTGTTGGATGTCTCGAGCAACTCTCTGACAGGAAACATACCGTTAGAGCTTGGTTTGTGTAAGAAGCTGACACACATTGATCTCAACGATAACTTTCTTTCAGGGGTTATACCTCCATGGCTTGGGAAGCTTCCACTGCTTGGTGAACTCAAGCTTTCTTCTAATCAGTTTACCGGTTCACTCCCTACTGAGATTTTCAACTTAACAAAGCTGCTTGTGCTATCTCTCGATGGAAACTCACTTAACGGTTCAATCCCACAAGAGATTGGAAACTTGGAAGCTCTCAATGTACTTAACCTCGGAAAGAATCAGTTTTCAGGTGAGCTTCCTTCAGGAATAGGCAAGCTGAGCAAGCTTTACGAGCTCCGGTTATCGAGAAACATCTTAACCGGAGAAATCCCTGTTGAGATTGGACAGCTACAGGATCTTCAAAGTGCTTTAGATCTCAGCTACAACAACTTCACCGGAGACATTCCATCTACGATCTCTACGTTACATAAGCTTGAATCTCTTGATCTGTCTCACAATCACCTTGTCGGAGTTGTTCCTGGACAGATCGGGGACATGAAGAGCTTAGTGTATCTCAATCTCTCTTACAACAACCTCGAGGGGAAGTTGAAGAAGCAGTTCTCTAAATGGCAAGCTGATGCTTTTGTAGGCAATGCAGGTCTTTGTGGAAGCCCTCTTAGCCATTGTGCTGGTCTGAACAAGAAGCAGCAAGGTCTTAGTGCGAAAACTGTGGTTATCATCTCTGCGCTTTCATCAGTAGCAGCGATTGCTTTGATGGTACTTGTGatcgtcgtcttcttcaagCAAAATATTGCTCTTTTCAAAAAAGGGAGAGGCGGAAACAGCGCATTCTCATCAAACTCTTCATCTTCAGAAGCTCCTCTGTTTAGCAATGGAGGTGCAAAGTCAGATATAAAGTGGGAAGACATTATGGAAGCTACGCATTACCTTGACGACGAGTTCATGATTGGATCAGGAGGGTCAGGAAAAGTTTACAAAGCGGATTTGGTGAACGGAGAGACGATTGCTGTTAAGAAAATCCTCTGGAAAGATGATTTGATGTCAAACAAGAGCTTTAACAGAGAAGTGAAGACCCTTGGAACAATCAGACACAGACATTTGGTTAAGCTAATGGGTTACTGCAGCAGCAAAGCGCAAGGTTTGAATATGTTGATTTACGAGTACATGGAGAACGGAAGTGTATGGGACTGGCTTCACGCTAAGAAGAAAGAGGTTCTTGATTGGGAAACAAGATTGAAAATAGCAGTTGGGTTGGCTCAAGGAGTAGAGTATCTTCATTTTGATTGTGTTCCTCCCATTGTTCACCGCGATATCAAATCCAGCAATGTGCTTCTTGATTCCAACATGGAAGCACATTTGGGAGATTTCGGACTCGCCAAGATCCTAACTGAGAATTGTGACACCAACACAGAATCAAATTCTTTGTTCGCAGGCTCTTATGGCTACATTGCACCAG aGTATGCTTACTCGTTGAAGGCGACTGAGAAGAGCGATGTGTACAGTATGGGGATAGTGTTGATGGAGATTGTGACTGGTAAAAAACCAACAGAGGGAGTGTTTGGTGAAGAGACGGATATGGTTAGATGGGTAGATAAGGTTCTTGGTTCTGCAGCGAGAGAGAAGCTGATTGATTCAGAGCTTAAACCGCTTTTGCCTTGCGAAGAGGCAGCAGCTTATCAGGTTCTTGAAATAGCAATTCAGTGCACAAAGACTTATCCTCAGGAGAGACCATCTTCAAGACAAGCTTGTGACTGCCTTCTCAGTGTCTTCAACAGTAGAGGTGCTAGTTACAGGGAGGTGCAAACTGATCCCCAGAAAtga